In the genome of Oxalobacter aliiformigenes, one region contains:
- a CDS encoding UvrD-helicase domain-containing protein yields MDKILENLNPEQLAAVTLPAQSALILAGAGSGKTRVLTTRIAWLLKTGQASTAGIMAVTFTNKAAREMMSRLSMLFPVNTRNLWVGTFHGLCNRLLRLHYRDAALPQSFNILDVQDQLSTIKRLLKTNNVDDEKYPPRNLMYFINGAKERGLRASDVDGQDDYERRMVELYGMYEEQCQREGVVDFAELLLRSCELLERNQTLREHYQERFRHILVDEFQDTNDLQYKWLKLLAGDRTAVFAVGDDDQSIYAFRGANVGNMLSFQHDFQVNNLIRLERNYRSYGNILDAANTLIAHNTHRLGKNLHTDAGDGEPIRVCESPSDLNEVQWILDEVGHLIHDGISRSEIAVLYRSNAQSRVIEHGLFSAGIPYRVYGGLRFFERAEIKHAIAYLQLIDNPDNNAAFLRVVNFPARGIGARTIESLQEMSRLHDVSLYAAIPYISGKGGTALASFVRIIQGIRSEVKNMDLPALIQTVLDKSGLLMYYQKEKDGTDRVENLGQLVSAATQFLSEEGFSLDAPALVVEQAHAQQTVDNPLLTVDRVIEADVPLTMIMSPLAAFLTHASLEAGENQADEGQDALQLMTVHSAKGLEFDAVFITGLEEGLFPHENSVKENGGLEEERRLMYVAITRARKRLYLSYAQTRMLHGHMRYNISSRFLSELPEENLKWLAPRKQSVYSGIRKEPVAQFGQPAVSDKPFSGSFGKSSEWQIGQAVIHKKFGEGVIVSLEGERANIRARINFGRFGMKLLDLGIAKLERVS; encoded by the coding sequence ATGGACAAAATACTTGAAAATCTCAATCCTGAACAGCTTGCGGCTGTCACTCTTCCTGCCCAATCCGCCCTGATTCTTGCAGGAGCCGGTTCAGGCAAGACGCGAGTATTGACGACCCGTATCGCATGGCTGTTGAAAACCGGTCAGGCATCAACGGCTGGGATAATGGCCGTAACCTTTACCAACAAGGCAGCCAGGGAAATGATGTCGCGTCTTTCGATGCTTTTTCCGGTCAATACCCGGAACCTGTGGGTGGGTACGTTTCACGGGCTGTGCAACCGGTTGTTGAGACTGCATTATCGTGATGCCGCATTGCCGCAGTCGTTCAATATTCTCGATGTACAGGATCAGCTGTCGACAATCAAACGCTTGCTGAAAACAAACAATGTCGATGATGAGAAATACCCGCCCAGAAATCTCATGTATTTCATCAATGGCGCCAAGGAAAGAGGCCTTCGCGCATCCGATGTCGACGGGCAGGACGACTATGAGCGCAGAATGGTCGAATTGTATGGGATGTATGAAGAGCAGTGTCAGCGTGAAGGGGTAGTTGATTTTGCGGAGTTGCTGCTTCGGAGCTGTGAGCTTCTGGAAAGAAACCAGACGTTGCGGGAACATTATCAGGAACGTTTCAGGCATATTCTGGTCGATGAATTTCAGGATACGAACGATCTCCAGTACAAATGGCTGAAACTTCTGGCTGGTGATCGTACGGCCGTTTTCGCGGTCGGTGATGATGACCAGAGTATTTATGCGTTTCGGGGGGCCAATGTCGGCAATATGCTTTCATTCCAGCATGATTTCCAGGTCAATAACCTGATCAGGCTGGAACGGAATTATCGTTCATATGGCAATATCCTAGATGCGGCCAATACGCTGATTGCGCACAATACCCATCGTCTCGGCAAGAATCTTCATACCGATGCCGGAGATGGCGAACCGATCCGTGTATGTGAGTCCCCTTCCGATCTGAATGAGGTCCAATGGATTCTGGATGAAGTCGGTCATTTGATACATGACGGAATTTCCCGAAGTGAAATCGCTGTCCTGTACCGCTCCAATGCGCAGTCAAGGGTTATCGAGCACGGTCTTTTCAGTGCGGGAATTCCCTACCGTGTGTATGGCGGTTTGCGTTTTTTTGAACGGGCTGAAATCAAGCACGCTATCGCCTATCTTCAGTTAATTGACAATCCCGACAACAATGCGGCTTTTCTGAGGGTGGTCAATTTCCCGGCACGGGGAATCGGTGCAAGAACAATCGAGTCGTTGCAGGAAATGTCCCGTTTGCATGATGTATCGTTGTATGCCGCTATTCCTTATATTTCGGGAAAAGGTGGAACGGCGTTGGCTTCGTTTGTCCGAATTATCCAGGGTATCCGTTCCGAAGTAAAAAATATGGATTTGCCAGCGCTCATACAAACGGTTCTGGACAAAAGCGGCCTTCTTATGTATTACCAGAAGGAAAAGGACGGTACTGACCGTGTTGAAAATCTGGGGCAACTGGTTTCCGCTGCCACCCAGTTTTTATCGGAAGAAGGTTTCTCGCTGGATGCTCCCGCTCTTGTGGTTGAACAGGCTCATGCACAGCAAACGGTTGATAATCCGCTACTGACAGTCGATCGTGTCATTGAGGCGGATGTTCCGCTGACCATGATTATGTCGCCACTTGCCGCTTTTTTGACACACGCCTCTCTCGAAGCGGGGGAGAACCAGGCTGACGAAGGACAGGATGCCCTCCAGTTGATGACGGTTCACTCTGCCAAAGGACTTGAATTCGATGCCGTTTTCATTACCGGTCTGGAAGAAGGTCTTTTTCCACATGAAAACAGCGTGAAGGAAAATGGCGGACTCGAAGAAGAGCGGCGCCTGATGTATGTTGCCATTACCCGGGCCAGAAAACGGCTTTATCTGAGTTATGCGCAGACACGGATGTTGCATGGACATATGCGTTATAACATTTCTTCCCGGTTTTTGAGTGAATTGCCTGAAGAAAACCTGAAATGGCTGGCTCCCAGAAAACAGTCTGTCTATTCCGGTATCCGGAAAGAGCCTGTTGCGCAATTTGGCCAGCCTGCTGTTTCCGATAAACCGTTTTCCGGTTCTTTTGGCAAAAGCAGCGAGTGGCAGATCGGTCAGGCGGTGATCCACAAAAAATTCGGGGAAGGCGTCATCGTCAGTCTGGAAGGCGAGAGAGCGAATATTCGTGCCCGTATCAATTTCGGCC
- the thiD gene encoding bifunctional hydroxymethylpyrimidine kinase/phosphomethylpyrimidine kinase, translating to MTDISKEKSRKCVLVFSGLDPSGGAGIAADIEAIGAVGAHALPVVTALTVQDNDTVFAVNPVDASVLVYQARVLIRKIPVSAVKIGIVGNRENADAIGEVIAELREELPELPVVLDTVLGSGRGFALADGTPEYAISPLISLATLVTPNLPEAKRLYPLSDDIGMQAEYLLAQGAGNVLVQRGHGSADDSVINCWFSGRGMKQWKWQRLTGEFHGTGCTLASAIAGYLAQGFAMEEALCDGQKWCQRALADAFSIAKGQKIPGRQRCPDRHMEI from the coding sequence ATGACCGATATTTCAAAAGAGAAAAGCCGTAAGTGCGTTCTGGTTTTTTCCGGACTTGATCCCAGTGGCGGTGCGGGTATTGCCGCGGATATCGAAGCAATAGGGGCTGTCGGGGCGCATGCCTTGCCTGTTGTTACCGCTTTGACGGTTCAGGACAATGACACGGTTTTTGCTGTAAATCCGGTTGATGCCTCGGTTCTCGTCTATCAGGCGCGGGTTCTGATTCGGAAAATACCGGTTTCCGCGGTCAAGATCGGTATCGTCGGCAATCGGGAAAATGCTGACGCCATTGGTGAAGTCATTGCTGAACTGAGGGAAGAACTGCCGGAGTTGCCTGTTGTACTGGATACGGTACTGGGCAGCGGTCGTGGGTTTGCACTGGCAGACGGAACACCGGAATATGCGATTTCTCCCTTAATCAGTCTGGCGACGCTGGTGACACCGAATTTGCCTGAGGCAAAACGGCTGTATCCCTTGTCTGACGATATCGGGATGCAGGCGGAGTATCTGCTTGCACAAGGAGCCGGAAACGTACTGGTCCAAAGGGGGCATGGCAGTGCGGATGATTCCGTGATCAACTGCTGGTTCTCCGGTAGGGGAATGAAACAGTGGAAATGGCAGCGGTTGACAGGTGAGTTTCATGGTACGGGCTGTACACTCGCTTCGGCCATAGCCGGTTATCTGGCGCAAGGTTTTGCGATGGAGGAGGCGCTTTGTGACGGACAGAAATGGTGCCAGCGTGCATTGGCAGACGCTTTTTCCATTGCAAAAGGACAGAAAATACCGGGAAGACAGCGTTGTCCGGATCGGCACATGGAAATCTGA
- a CDS encoding thiazole synthase translates to MNKQEQGLTIAGKTYRSRLLVGSGKYRDLEQTREATEASGAEIITVAIRRVNIGQDPNAPSLLDVVPPTKYTILPNTAGCYNAEDAVYTLQLARELLNGHKLVKLEVLGNEKTLFPNMPETLKAAEILVKDGFDVMVYCSDDPVQAKMLEDIGCAAIMPLASLIGSGMGILNPWNLSLIIEQSKVPVIVDAGVGTASDAAIAMELGCDGILMNTAIAGAQDPVRMARAMKLAVEAGREAFLAGRIPRKFAASPSSPMAGRVA, encoded by the coding sequence ATGAACAAGCAGGAACAGGGTCTTACAATTGCAGGTAAAACATATCGTTCACGTTTACTGGTCGGTAGCGGGAAATACCGCGATCTGGAACAGACCCGCGAAGCGACAGAAGCCAGCGGTGCCGAAATTATTACGGTCGCGATTCGCCGGGTCAATATCGGGCAGGACCCGAATGCACCAAGTTTGCTGGATGTTGTTCCACCCACGAAGTACACTATTTTGCCGAATACCGCCGGGTGTTACAATGCGGAAGACGCCGTTTACACACTTCAGCTGGCACGTGAATTGCTGAATGGTCACAAGCTTGTCAAACTTGAAGTGCTGGGTAACGAAAAAACCCTGTTTCCGAATATGCCCGAAACACTGAAGGCTGCGGAAATTCTGGTAAAAGACGGTTTCGACGTCATGGTTTATTGCAGTGACGATCCTGTTCAGGCCAAGATGCTGGAGGATATCGGTTGTGCCGCTATCATGCCGCTGGCATCCCTGATCGGTTCCGGGATGGGAATCCTGAATCCGTGGAATCTGTCCCTGATTATCGAACAGTCGAAAGTTCCGGTTATTGTCGATGCCGGTGTCGGTACGGCTTCGGATGCCGCCATTGCCATGGAGCTCGGTTGCGATGGCATTCTGATGAATACGGCAATTGCGGGAGCACAGGATCCCGTTCGCATGGCGCGTGCCATGAAGCTGGCTGTCGAGGCGGGACGTGAGGCATTCCTTGCCGGCCGTATTCCAAGAAAATTTGCCGCTTCGCCGTCGTCTCCGATGGCCGGGCGTGTTGCCTGA
- the cls gene encoding cardiolipin synthase has translation MKWLGIAWLVYIICLSIWIILQKRAPVSTLSWILALAFIPYGGFIIYHFFGPQKLKRQQFRRLLSRTALKEHSDYLQLRNHILAASTHSQELMQLANMIRTTTGFPLTTAKSLKLLVDGTETFTAILDAIAHATHHIHLEYYIFDPDRIGTRLRDLLIQKAKEGVKVRLLVDGIGSSRLKNAFIQPLLRAGARFAFFHKPHITQLIKPLVNLRTHRKIVICDGLVGFTGGLNITDQEDERVYEYAYHDTHLQLTGNAVHWLQLIFMEDWLYASGEKEIPDLANYFPIQSSGPYPVQVIPSGPDNEWEIIHRIYLSMIQRARKRIWLTTPYFVPTEATLFALTSAALRGVDVRLLVPRMSDSRLVTSAARSYFDELMRAGVRIWEYHGRMLHSKTIVVDHHYSMIGTANFDSRSFRLNFEVCIAAYGPRLAELLSDQFEYDLVCAERVPFNRHIGLIQKMFEATARLFSPLL, from the coding sequence ATGAAATGGCTGGGGATAGCATGGCTTGTCTATATCATCTGTCTGTCGATCTGGATTATTCTGCAAAAACGCGCTCCGGTTTCCACACTCAGCTGGATTCTCGCACTGGCATTCATTCCTTATGGCGGATTCATCATTTACCATTTCTTCGGTCCGCAAAAACTGAAACGCCAGCAATTCAGACGCCTGTTATCCAGAACCGCTCTGAAAGAACATTCCGATTACCTGCAGCTTCGCAATCATATTCTGGCAGCCAGCACACACTCCCAGGAACTGATGCAATTGGCCAACATGATTCGCACGACTACCGGTTTTCCGCTAACGACGGCAAAATCCCTGAAACTTCTCGTTGACGGCACGGAAACATTCACTGCCATACTGGATGCCATCGCCCATGCGACTCATCACATTCATCTCGAATATTACATTTTCGATCCCGACAGAATCGGAACGAGGTTGCGCGATCTGCTGATACAAAAGGCAAAAGAAGGTGTCAAAGTCAGACTGCTTGTTGACGGTATCGGTTCTTCCCGCCTGAAAAACGCCTTTATCCAGCCGCTGCTTCGTGCAGGCGCCCGGTTTGCCTTTTTCCACAAGCCTCACATTACCCAGCTTATAAAACCGCTTGTCAACTTGAGGACACACCGCAAGATCGTGATTTGTGACGGACTTGTCGGTTTTACCGGTGGCCTTAACATTACCGATCAGGAAGACGAGCGCGTATATGAATATGCCTACCACGACACACATCTGCAACTGACCGGCAATGCTGTCCACTGGTTGCAACTGATCTTCATGGAAGACTGGCTCTATGCGAGTGGAGAAAAAGAAATTCCGGATCTGGCCAATTATTTTCCCATCCAGTCGTCCGGCCCCTACCCGGTTCAGGTTATTCCGTCAGGGCCCGACAATGAGTGGGAAATCATCCACAGGATCTATTTGTCGATGATTCAGCGCGCGCGAAAGCGCATCTGGCTGACTACTCCCTACTTCGTTCCGACAGAAGCCACATTGTTTGCATTGACTTCCGCCGCCCTGCGAGGAGTCGATGTCCGTCTGCTGGTTCCCAGAATGAGTGATTCCCGACTGGTCACCTCTGCAGCAAGGTCTTACTTCGACGAACTGATGCGGGCCGGTGTCAGGATTTGGGAATATCATGGACGCATGCTGCATTCCAAAACCATTGTCGTCGATCATCACTACAGCATGATAGGAACAGCCAATTTTGATTCACGCAGTTTTCGTCTCAATTTCGAAGTCTGTATCGCGGCATATGGCCCCAGACTGGCTGAATTACTATCCGATCAATTCGAATACGACCTTGTCTGCGCCGAACGCGTCCCTTTCAACAGACATATCGGACTCATCCAGAAAATGTTCGAGGCAACCGCACGTCTTTTTTCGCCTCTGCTGTAA
- the thiE gene encoding thiamine phosphate synthase — MKGLYIVTPDWDDTAKMIDVTEKALKGGAEIVQYRHKTAGPELRLEQARALQDLCRRYGKPFIINDYVDLCLELDTDGIHVGGMDAPVKQVRAAVGPDKIVGASCYGDIELARKATRDGASYVAFGGFYPSRVKKYPVTTPRNIVSDWKNEMPSMPVCVIGGMNADNAAPLVKLGADMVAVVSGIYFQEDPEMAAHGFVKLFK, encoded by the coding sequence ATGAAAGGACTTTATATCGTCACTCCCGACTGGGATGACACAGCCAAAATGATCGATGTAACGGAAAAGGCCCTGAAAGGAGGGGCGGAAATCGTTCAGTACCGTCATAAAACAGCGGGTCCCGAGTTGCGTCTGGAACAGGCCAGGGCATTACAGGATTTATGCCGCCGGTATGGAAAGCCTTTCATCATCAATGATTATGTCGATCTTTGTCTGGAACTGGATACGGACGGCATTCATGTCGGTGGAATGGATGCTCCCGTCAAGCAGGTTCGTGCGGCTGTCGGGCCGGACAAAATTGTCGGTGCTTCCTGCTATGGCGATATCGAACTGGCTCGCAAGGCAACACGTGACGGAGCGAGTTATGTTGCATTCGGTGGTTTTTATCCGTCACGGGTCAAGAAATATCCGGTCACAACTCCCCGGAATATCGTTTCCGACTGGAAAAATGAGATGCCTTCCATGCCGGTGTGTGTCATCGGTGGCATGAACGCCGACAATGCCGCTCCTCTTGTCAAGCTGGGCGCCGATATGGTCGCTGTGGTAAGCGGCATCTATTTCCAGGAGGATCCGGAAATGGCTGCACATGGATTTGTGAAGTTATTCAAATAA